From the Paenibacillus sp. FSL H8-0548 genome, one window contains:
- a CDS encoding NAD(P)/FAD-dependent oxidoreductase, translated as MLYDCVIIGGGPAGLNAALVLGRARRSVVLIDNNQPRNAVTHASHGFLTRDGVTPGEFRGIAYEEVLRYPSVEHWQVEAASVIKTESGFKVTMQSGEHVQARKVILATGLKEVFPEIEGFYALYGKSLFNCPYCDGWELRDQPLVIVSESPMIFHFVKVVYNWSKDLIVCTNGHATLTNDQKELLLSKGITIREEPISAFIGQNGMLEQVRFTDGTQIERTGGFVSPSFLPKALFGESLGCALTEIGGIKTDDFGRSTIHGLYAAGDASYFMPSQLIYAAADGSKAAVGVNMDLIDEQFGL; from the coding sequence ATGTTATACGATTGTGTTATTATTGGCGGAGGACCCGCAGGATTAAATGCAGCGCTGGTGCTTGGCAGAGCGAGAAGAAGCGTTGTGTTGATTGATAATAATCAACCTAGAAATGCAGTAACACATGCCTCACATGGATTTTTGACGCGAGATGGTGTAACTCCGGGCGAGTTTCGCGGGATTGCTTATGAAGAGGTGCTTCGTTACCCATCGGTCGAGCATTGGCAAGTTGAAGCAGCATCCGTTATAAAAACAGAATCAGGCTTTAAAGTAACGATGCAATCAGGAGAGCATGTGCAAGCACGGAAAGTCATCCTCGCTACTGGATTAAAGGAAGTTTTTCCTGAAATTGAAGGATTTTATGCATTATACGGAAAAAGCTTGTTTAATTGTCCCTATTGTGACGGGTGGGAGCTTCGGGATCAACCACTTGTTATCGTCTCAGAGTCTCCGATGATATTTCATTTTGTTAAAGTCGTTTATAATTGGAGCAAGGATTTAATCGTTTGTACGAACGGTCATGCGACTTTGACCAATGATCAAAAGGAATTGCTTCTTTCAAAAGGAATAACGATCAGAGAAGAGCCTATTTCTGCTTTCATTGGTCAAAATGGAATGCTTGAGCAGGTCCGCTTTACGGATGGCACACAAATTGAAAGAACTGGTGGTTTCGTGAGCCCAAGCTTTTTGCCGAAAGCTTTATTCGGAGAAAGCCTAGGCTGTGCGCTGACGGAGATAGGCGGAATAAAGACGGATGATTTTGGCAGAAGCACGATACATGGGCTATACGCTGCAGGAGATGCATCGTATTTCATGCCTTCCCAGCTCATTTACGCCGCAGCCGATGGCAGTAAAGCAGCTGTTGGAGTTAACATGGATTTGATAGATGAGCAGTTTGGATTGTAG
- a CDS encoding MBL fold metallo-hydrolase — translation MEDDKGGAVHLESSFENTFMPITTFASGEGLAYRPDIFCFPIQIVNVCFIGDPNKPEDGWVLVDAGMPRSAKKIIAAAEERFDRAPTAIILTHGHFDHVGAIIELIEHWNAPVYAHKRELPYLTGKSDYPPADPSVHGGLIAQMSSFFPHDGINLDDRVQPLPPGGNIPGLPDWRYIHTPGHTPGHISLFRQDDGTLIAGDAFVTVKQESLYKVMTQEQEISGPPKYFTTDWEAAEKSVKKLEDLNPYLAITGHGEPMFGETLKDNLKLLTQKFNEIAVPKQGLYVHNKLH, via the coding sequence ATGGAAGATGATAAAGGAGGCGCTGTTCACTTGGAGAGCTCATTTGAAAATACTTTTATGCCGATAACGACTTTTGCTAGTGGAGAAGGGCTCGCTTATCGTCCTGATATCTTTTGTTTTCCTATTCAAATCGTTAACGTTTGTTTTATTGGTGACCCTAATAAACCAGAGGACGGCTGGGTGCTTGTTGATGCTGGCATGCCAAGATCCGCCAAGAAAATTATTGCAGCAGCGGAAGAACGCTTTGATCGAGCTCCAACAGCCATCATATTGACACATGGCCACTTTGATCATGTAGGTGCCATTATTGAATTGATTGAGCACTGGAATGCACCTGTCTACGCACATAAGCGGGAGCTGCCTTATTTGACCGGCAAGTCTGATTACCCGCCTGCTGATCCTAGTGTTCATGGAGGACTTATAGCACAAATGTCTTCCTTCTTTCCGCATGATGGAATTAATCTCGATGATCGTGTACAGCCGCTGCCGCCAGGCGGGAATATTCCGGGCCTTCCAGACTGGAGATACATTCATACCCCTGGGCATACACCAGGTCATATCTCTTTATTTCGTCAAGATGACGGAACTTTAATTGCTGGAGACGCTTTTGTTACCGTGAAACAGGAATCGCTATATAAAGTAATGACACAGGAACAAGAAATTAGCGGCCCGCCCAAATATTTTACGACAGATTGGGAAGCAGCTGAGAAATCCGTGAAGAAGCTAGAGGATCTAAATCCGTATTTGGCAATAACAGGCCATGGTGAACCCATGTTCGGCGAGACGCTTAAAGACAATCTAAAGCTGCTTACGCAGAAATTTAATGAGATTGCTGTACCAAAGCAAGGACTTTATGTTCATAATAAGCTCCATTAA
- a CDS encoding sporulation protein YjcZ — translation MSGHVGGAFTSTGTILVLFILLVIIACSCGIFGGGYGKGY, via the coding sequence ATGTCCGGACACGTTGGCGGTGCTTTTACGAGCACAGGAACTATTTTAGTTCTTTTCATCTTATTGGTCATTATCGCTTGCAGCTGCGGTATCTTTGGCGGCGGCTACGGTAAGGGCTACTAA
- a CDS encoding benzoate/H(+) symporter BenE family transporter has product MKLHAQPLLAGFLSALLACTGGAILIVSSAENAGYTNYELISWIFSVYFFGGLLNAALSLYYKIPFGGAHSITAVAFLSTSVVVFSIEELAGAAIMSGLIIAVFGLSGLADKVLTYLPKPLLDAMLAGLIFNHIVKIVPAFKESPFIGGLAVLGFLLFPKIFKKCPPILGVVCMGMLALWIGYDFPAADQIPFALPHIISPVFSWNSFISLALPISLLILSNDLFVALAALRKNGYEPSAIKAITISGVATSLVGWLGGHSVNVGGMMSMLCSSEEAGPQAKRYYSGIVSGVLVALFGLFAWKVIAFMKILPLSFILIVTGFSLLGVFIQSMQSAFSKQQFSYSTVIAFAIAVSNVSFLGISAPVWSLVVGLFMMKWFREGKAA; this is encoded by the coding sequence ATGAAGCTTCATGCACAACCGCTATTAGCTGGTTTTTTATCCGCTTTACTTGCATGTACTGGCGGGGCCATACTCATTGTCAGCAGCGCCGAGAATGCAGGCTATACAAATTACGAGCTTATCTCGTGGATATTTTCGGTTTATTTTTTTGGAGGATTGTTAAACGCAGCCTTGTCGCTCTATTATAAAATTCCGTTTGGCGGAGCACATTCGATAACGGCAGTTGCTTTTTTAAGTACATCCGTTGTTGTATTTTCTATCGAAGAGCTGGCAGGGGCAGCGATCATGTCGGGGCTGATTATTGCTGTTTTTGGATTATCAGGCCTTGCAGATAAGGTATTGACCTATCTCCCGAAACCGCTGCTTGATGCGATGTTGGCCGGATTGATATTCAATCATATTGTGAAAATAGTGCCGGCATTCAAGGAAAGTCCTTTTATTGGAGGATTGGCCGTGCTTGGTTTTCTGTTGTTTCCTAAAATATTCAAGAAATGTCCACCGATTTTAGGTGTAGTTTGTATGGGCATGCTGGCGCTCTGGATCGGCTACGATTTTCCTGCAGCTGATCAAATTCCGTTCGCGCTGCCGCATATCATTTCGCCTGTATTTTCGTGGAACAGCTTTATTTCATTAGCTTTACCGATATCGCTGCTTATCTTAAGCAATGATCTATTTGTTGCTCTTGCGGCGCTTAGGAAAAATGGTTATGAGCCCTCGGCGATAAAGGCGATCACAATATCAGGAGTGGCTACCTCGCTTGTGGGATGGCTTGGGGGTCATTCTGTCAATGTTGGTGGAATGATGAGCATGCTCTGCAGCAGTGAGGAGGCAGGACCTCAAGCGAAGCGGTATTATTCTGGGATCGTTTCCGGTGTCCTTGTTGCTTTGTTTGGATTGTTTGCATGGAAAGTCATCGCATTTATGAAAATATTGCCGCTTTCCTTTATTTTGATCGTGACGGGATTTTCGCTGCTCGGTGTGTTTATCCAGAGCATGCAATCCGCTTTCTCGAAGCAGCAATTTAGCTATTCAACGGTCATTGCCTTCGCTATCGCAGTATCGAACGTTTCTTTTTTAGGTATTTCCGCACCCGTTTGGAGTCTTGTGGTCGGGCTGTTTATGATGAAGTGGTTCAGAGAAGGGAAAGCTGCTTGA
- a CDS encoding FAD-dependent oxidoreductase produces the protein MTEPYSIPRFPESYWIQSTILPQYAALEQSIEADVAVVGGGISGITTAYLLAKEGLKVVLLEAGQLLNGTTGHTTAKITAQHDLIYDELITKLGAEKALLYYQANNEALQFIKQMIVEKNINCGFSIQDSYVYTDSEKYISKLEKEMTAYNKLGIAGAYAEQITLQLPAKAAVIMHEQAQFHPLHYLSALALKFVEAGGTIYEQTTAVDVEENPLPEVITSKGHRIKCKHVVSCTHFPFYDGHGFYFARMHADRSYVLGLHVEEDIPDGMYLSAEEPKRSIRYAETPEQKKLLLMGGQSHKTGQGVCTINHYEELKSYASKHFQVKEIAYRWSAQDLVTGDDLPYIGRITASSPNVYIATGYRKWGMTNGTAAALLIRDLILEKNNAYEELFTPSRSISLSTIGKLVVDNADVAKHLIAGKLEVVHSRPEDLAKDEGGVVRLHGKRAGAYKDENGKLFLVDTTCTHMGCEVEWNNGERTWDCPCHGSRFAFNGAVVEGPAEMPLKTLKL, from the coding sequence ATGACAGAACCATACAGCATTCCTAGGTTTCCTGAGTCTTATTGGATACAATCCACGATACTGCCTCAGTATGCTGCTCTTGAGCAAAGCATAGAAGCAGATGTTGCGGTTGTAGGGGGTGGAATATCCGGCATCACAACAGCTTATCTACTTGCCAAGGAAGGGCTGAAGGTTGTGCTGTTAGAAGCAGGTCAGCTCCTTAATGGCACAACGGGACATACAACAGCTAAAATTACGGCCCAGCATGATTTAATCTATGATGAGCTTATAACGAAGCTTGGGGCTGAGAAGGCTTTATTATATTATCAGGCAAATAATGAAGCGCTGCAGTTTATAAAGCAAATGATCGTGGAGAAAAACATCAACTGCGGCTTCTCTATACAGGATTCCTATGTATATACGGATTCAGAAAAATATATAAGCAAGCTGGAGAAGGAAATGACTGCTTATAATAAGCTTGGAATAGCGGGAGCTTACGCAGAGCAAATTACTCTTCAGCTGCCTGCTAAAGCGGCAGTCATTATGCACGAGCAAGCACAGTTCCATCCGCTGCACTATTTATCAGCTCTTGCGCTTAAATTTGTAGAGGCTGGCGGTACCATTTATGAGCAAACAACGGCAGTTGATGTAGAGGAGAATCCACTCCCTGAGGTCATTACAAGCAAAGGCCACCGTATCAAATGCAAGCATGTGGTTTCCTGCACGCACTTTCCATTTTATGATGGTCACGGCTTTTATTTTGCAAGAATGCATGCGGATCGCTCTTATGTGCTTGGGCTTCATGTTGAGGAAGATATTCCGGATGGGATGTATTTAAGCGCAGAGGAGCCGAAGCGCTCTATTCGTTATGCAGAGACGCCAGAGCAAAAGAAGCTGCTGCTCATGGGGGGACAGAGCCACAAGACAGGTCAGGGAGTATGCACGATCAATCATTATGAGGAGCTAAAGAGCTATGCATCGAAGCATTTTCAAGTAAAGGAAATTGCCTATCGTTGGTCAGCCCAGGATTTGGTGACAGGAGATGATCTTCCGTATATTGGACGGATAACCGCTTCGTCTCCAAATGTATATATAGCAACCGGCTATCGAAAATGGGGAATGACCAATGGAACAGCGGCTGCTTTACTTATTCGTGATTTAATTTTGGAGAAGAATAACGCCTATGAAGAGCTTTTTACACCATCACGATCGATATCGCTTAGTACAATTGGAAAGCTTGTCGTAGACAATGCGGATGTCGCTAAGCATCTTATTGCAGGAAAGCTGGAAGTGGTTCACAGCAGACCGGAGGATTTGGCAAAGGACGAGGGCGGTGTCGTGCGGCTTCATGGCAAAAGAGCAGGTGCTTACAAGGATGAGAACGGAAAGCTGTTCCTTGTCGATACAACCTGTACACATATGGGATGCGAGGTGGAGTGGAATAACGGTGAACGGACTTGGGATTGTCCATGTCACGGCTCAAGATTTGCATTTAACGGAGCTGTTGTCGAAGGACCTGCAGAAATGCCTCTAAAGACGCTAAAGCTATAG
- a CDS encoding S-layer homology domain-containing protein, which yields MKRSWLHFSLVIILAVSLFPSMVMGAEVPSFSISSASSTVGVGRDIQVIVKGAQIQDLYGYEIRLSYDTERLRFKGAAASWSGFSVPNSGKDGEVIFAHTKLGTLKGESGSIDLATFTFEARSKGDTEITLTRIKLVDSQVKSVVVTPQNKAALHITENAKVSFSDIDKHWAKSQIEEAAIIGFVNGYPDDTFRPNANINRAEFTAMLARAVQLPAALDKVLDFADNDQIPVWAAPYVAEVASAGVISGYPDQTFRWSNNITRAEMAVMVARAAKLDLSESDSANFADDAAIPSWAYSAVSAAKANGLINGKNNNLFDANGKATRAEAVVMILNLLNYLQTK from the coding sequence ATGAAACGAAGTTGGTTGCATTTCAGTTTAGTGATTATACTTGCGGTCTCTTTGTTCCCTTCAATGGTGATGGGGGCTGAAGTGCCTTCCTTTTCAATATCATCTGCAAGCTCAACTGTCGGGGTCGGCCGGGATATTCAGGTTATTGTAAAAGGAGCTCAAATTCAAGACTTGTATGGCTATGAAATCCGTCTATCCTACGATACCGAACGCTTGCGATTCAAGGGTGCTGCTGCTTCTTGGTCGGGATTTTCTGTGCCTAACTCTGGTAAGGATGGGGAGGTTATCTTCGCACATACAAAGCTTGGTACATTAAAAGGGGAGTCTGGATCAATCGATCTAGCTACTTTCACATTCGAAGCGAGAAGCAAAGGTGATACAGAGATTACGCTGACAAGAATTAAGCTTGTCGATTCGCAGGTGAAATCAGTCGTTGTAACACCACAAAACAAAGCAGCGCTTCATATTACTGAGAATGCGAAAGTATCCTTTAGTGACATTGACAAGCACTGGGCAAAGTCACAGATAGAAGAGGCTGCCATTATCGGCTTTGTTAATGGTTATCCAGACGATACATTCCGTCCAAACGCAAATATTAATAGAGCGGAATTTACTGCCATGCTGGCACGTGCGGTTCAACTGCCTGCTGCCCTAGACAAAGTATTAGATTTTGCTGACAATGATCAAATTCCCGTCTGGGCTGCTCCGTACGTTGCAGAAGTAGCATCTGCCGGTGTTATCTCTGGTTATCCGGATCAAACATTCCGCTGGAGCAACAATATTACCCGTGCTGAGATGGCTGTTATGGTAGCTCGAGCTGCCAAGCTCGATTTGTCGGAAAGCGATTCGGCTAACTTTGCTGATGATGCGGCTATTCCGAGCTGGGCTTATTCAGCAGTTTCAGCTGCCAAAGCGAACGGTCTAATCAATGGGAAAAATAATAATTTGTTTGACGCTAATGGCAAAGCTACACGTGCAGAGGCCGTAGTTATGATCTTAAACCTTCTCAATTATCTTCAAACAAAATGA
- a CDS encoding RrF2 family transcriptional regulator, giving the protein MKYSKATNYALHTMLLLVAAASDKPVGVQQLAEKQGVSPTYLSKILTKLVKAGLIESASGANGGYLLKRKKEDISFLDIIHAIEGTTSLFDCTLNHTTDCLIQKVMVEAEQKMEQHLKDQKIVDLVGTLTVSL; this is encoded by the coding sequence ATGAAATACTCAAAAGCAACCAATTATGCGCTGCATACGATGCTCTTATTGGTCGCTGCCGCATCAGATAAACCAGTTGGCGTACAGCAGCTTGCTGAGAAGCAAGGGGTCTCGCCAACCTATCTTTCCAAAATATTAACAAAGCTTGTGAAGGCAGGGTTGATTGAATCAGCTTCGGGAGCAAACGGCGGGTATCTCCTAAAAAGGAAGAAGGAAGACATTTCTTTTTTGGATATTATTCATGCGATTGAAGGGACGACTTCTTTGTTCGATTGCACACTCAACCATACAACCGATTGCTTAATTCAGAAGGTAATGGTAGAGGCGGAGCAAAAGATGGAGCAGCATTTGAAAGACCAAAAAATAGTTGATTTAGTTGGTACACTCACTGTGAGCCTGTAG
- a CDS encoding MFS transporter, which yields MGKRWDLAALASIPLIMTLANSMLIPVLPLMQKKLNISSVQSSLIITVYAAVSILCIPIAGYLSDRFGRKVVIIIGLSIAAVGGLISGLAAWLMDSHVYVVILAGRFIQGIGAAGAFPIVLPLVGDMFESEEEVSSGLGMIETANTFGKVLSPVLGSALALVIWFLPLAVIPFISLIAILGVIFFVKVPKQKSNEKNSFSNFFQSLKAILAQKGHWLYATFAIGGISMFIMFGFLYYLSSVLEDHYHIEGIWKGLVLAIPLIAICLASFITGKMVGENKNRMKWLIVVGTAMLAIMMFTCGVMNTKGLMFLLTFMFVSGAGIGLALPSLDALITEGIEKKQRGTITSLYSSARFIGVAAGPLIASWLLTKEAFLFYLFAGFALLCTVLALLTIKPSKDEKAA from the coding sequence GTGGGGAAAAGGTGGGATTTGGCTGCTTTAGCATCTATACCTTTAATTATGACATTAGCTAACTCTATGCTCATTCCCGTTCTTCCATTAATGCAGAAAAAACTAAATATTTCTTCCGTGCAGTCAAGCCTAATCATAACGGTTTATGCTGCCGTTTCGATTTTGTGTATTCCTATTGCCGGTTATCTGTCCGATCGCTTTGGGCGAAAAGTAGTGATCATTATTGGTCTTTCGATTGCTGCTGTAGGCGGGCTAATATCAGGCTTGGCTGCTTGGTTAATGGATTCTCATGTGTATGTGGTCATTTTGGCGGGGCGATTCATTCAAGGCATTGGTGCAGCCGGGGCCTTTCCCATTGTGTTGCCTTTAGTTGGAGATATGTTCGAGAGTGAAGAGGAAGTAAGCAGTGGACTCGGCATGATTGAAACCGCTAATACCTTCGGAAAAGTGCTCAGCCCTGTCTTAGGCTCGGCGCTTGCGCTGGTTATTTGGTTTCTTCCGCTAGCTGTCATTCCATTTATATCGTTGATTGCCATCCTCGGGGTCATTTTTTTTGTTAAGGTGCCTAAGCAAAAAAGCAATGAAAAAAACAGCTTCAGCAATTTTTTTCAGTCACTTAAAGCTATTCTTGCACAAAAGGGACACTGGCTATATGCAACATTCGCTATCGGTGGAATTAGCATGTTTATTATGTTCGGTTTTTTGTACTACTTATCCTCAGTTCTGGAGGACCATTATCATATCGAAGGCATATGGAAGGGCCTCGTTCTTGCTATCCCGTTAATCGCAATCTGCCTTGCCTCGTTCATTACTGGAAAAATGGTTGGCGAAAACAAAAACAGAATGAAGTGGCTAATCGTTGTAGGTACGGCGATGTTAGCGATAATGATGTTCACCTGCGGCGTTATGAATACAAAAGGGCTTATGTTTCTGCTAACCTTCATGTTCGTAAGCGGTGCAGGGATCGGATTAGCTCTCCCCAGCCTAGATGCTTTAATTACGGAAGGCATTGAGAAAAAACAACGAGGAACGATTACTTCGCTGTACAGCAGTGCCCGATTTATAGGTGTAGCGGCTGGGCCGCTCATTGCGTCGTGGCTTTTAACGAAAGAGGCATTTTTATTTTATCTGTTTGCCGGCTTCGCATTGCTCTGCACGGTGTTAGCCTTGCTGACGATTAAGCCCAGTAAAGATGAAAAGGCTGCTTGA
- a CDS encoding dockerin type I domain-containing protein, with protein sequence MIDRSALNNLITEAQAVKNNAVEGTAIGQYPAGSKATLQTAIDKAVQVAHLSEATQAQVEQAANELNEALQAFKAAINVSVSGDFNNDAKVSIGDLAILAKAYGATSSDANWNQVKHLDMNKDNVIDIADLVALAIIIFKNN encoded by the coding sequence GTGATAGACAGATCGGCTCTGAATAACCTCATTACTGAGGCGCAGGCTGTGAAAAACAACGCTGTGGAAGGTACAGCCATTGGTCAATATCCAGCAGGCTCCAAAGCGACTCTACAAACTGCAATAGACAAAGCAGTCCAAGTTGCTCATCTTTCTGAAGCAACTCAAGCGCAAGTAGAGCAAGCTGCTAATGAACTGAATGAAGCGCTGCAAGCATTCAAGGCAGCTATTAATGTCTCTGTTTCAGGTGACTTTAACAATGACGCCAAAGTAAGCATTGGAGACTTGGCCATTTTGGCTAAAGCTTATGGTGCGACATCTTCTGATGCCAATTGGAATCAAGTGAAGCATCTGGATATGAACAAGGATAATGTGATAGACATTGCTGATCTTGTTGCACTTGCAATCATCATTTTCAAAAATAATTAA
- a CDS encoding excalibur calcium-binding domain-containing protein, protein MINDSEITEEIVYYANCSAAREAGAAPLYEGDPGYSIKLDRDRDGIACS, encoded by the coding sequence ATCATTAATGATTCCGAAATAACGGAAGAGATCGTATACTATGCTAATTGCAGCGCTGCGCGGGAAGCTGGAGCAGCACCACTGTATGAAGGAGATCCTGGCTACAGCATTAAGCTTGATCGGGATAGAGACGGCATCGCCTGCAGCTAG